The Thomasclavelia ramosa DSM 1402 genome includes a region encoding these proteins:
- a CDS encoding Gfo/Idh/MocA family oxidoreductase: MLKVAYIGFGNSVCRYHLPYVEKRKDFIDVKYIYRLETEINEEKESWYPGIKFTSSINEIMDDPDVNLVVVNTPDRYHVEYTMQALDHGKHVLCEKPFAMTAKEAKDVFDYAKEKGLVAMANQNRRYDADMRTVRKVIESGVLGDIVEIESHYDYFRPSIANNKGMGILYGLAVHPIDQIIGEFGKPNRVVYDCRSVDNPGVSDDYYDFDFFYDGFKAIVKTSYYVKLDYPRFIVHGKKGSFLMPALGHNSSEKPKPGAIHVSFDPLPEDKWGTLSYIDDNGNDITKKVPTEIGDYGIIYDNLNDVIVNGAHKLVADEEVIEVLKIIEEATKVAKEAK, encoded by the coding sequence ATGTTAAAAGTTGCTTATATTGGGTTTGGTAACAGCGTTTGTCGTTATCATTTACCATATGTTGAAAAAAGAAAAGACTTCATTGATGTAAAGTATATTTATCGTTTAGAAACAGAAATTAATGAAGAAAAAGAGAGCTGGTATCCGGGGATTAAGTTTACTAGTTCAATTAATGAGATTATGGATGATCCTGATGTTAACTTGGTAGTTGTTAATACCCCAGATCGTTATCATGTGGAGTATACAATGCAGGCATTGGATCATGGTAAACATGTTTTATGTGAAAAACCATTTGCAATGACCGCTAAAGAAGCTAAAGATGTATTCGATTATGCTAAAGAAAAAGGTCTAGTAGCAATGGCTAACCAAAATCGTCGTTATGATGCTGATATGCGCACAGTTCGTAAAGTTATTGAATCAGGTGTACTTGGAGACATTGTGGAAATTGAGTCACATTATGATTATTTTAGACCATCAATAGCAAATAATAAAGGTATGGGAATTTTATATGGGTTAGCAGTTCATCCAATTGATCAAATCATTGGTGAATTCGGTAAACCTAATCGAGTTGTATATGACTGTCGTAGTGTTGATAATCCTGGAGTCAGTGATGATTATTATGATTTTGATTTCTTTTATGATGGATTTAAAGCAATTGTTAAAACTAGTTATTATGTAAAACTTGATTATCCACGCTTTATCGTTCATGGCAAAAAAGGAAGTTTCTTAATGCCGGCACTTGGTCATAATTCATCAGAAAAACCTAAACCAGGAGCGATCCATGTATCATTTGATCCATTACCAGAAGATAAATGGGGAACATTGTCTTACATTGATGATAATGGCAATGATATTACAAAAAAAGTACCTACAGAAATTGGGGATTATGGAATTATTTATGACAATTTAAATGATGTTATTGTAAATGGGGCTCATAAATTAGTTGCCGATGAGGAAGTAATAGAAGTTTTAAAAATTATCGAAGAAGCAACTAAAGTAGCAAAGGAGGCTAAATAA
- a CDS encoding VOC family protein — MKFNEVMHLSFYTDQMDKMRDFYENKLGLKAKIIMRYGAYLGQKSRGAWAKKAITDPDGIAYIFIELAPGQYLELFNKADNQLEHEKPDVRLGYSHFALMVDDIFEARKELIEAGIEIDIEPNKGQSETWQMWIHDPDGNKFEIMQYTDLSLQHQGNVG; from the coding sequence ATGAAATTTAATGAAGTGATGCATCTTTCATTTTATACTGATCAGATGGATAAAATGAGAGATTTTTATGAAAATAAATTAGGATTAAAAGCTAAAATAATTATGCGTTATGGGGCTTATCTTGGACAAAAAAGCCGTGGAGCTTGGGCTAAAAAAGCAATTACTGATCCAGATGGGATTGCTTATATTTTTATTGAGTTAGCCCCGGGACAATATTTGGAATTATTTAATAAAGCAGATAACCAGCTAGAACATGAAAAGCCAGATGTTAGACTAGGGTATTCACACTTTGCTTTAATGGTTGATGATATTTTTGAAGCACGAAAAGAGCTGATTGAAGCTGGTATCGAAATTGATATTGAGCCTAATAAAGGTCAATCAGAAACTTGGCAAATGTGGATTCATGATCCGGATGGAAATAAATTTGAAATTATGCAGTATACTGATTTATCTTTGCAGCATCAAGGAAATGTCGGTTAA
- a CDS encoding zinc ribbon domain-containing protein, whose amino-acid sequence MECPYCHKEIPQDSAFCYHCGKEISADALKQKNKSKLKKNPRENSWAKLGILLFFIGLIGLDFIAGTIFSAVGGNVKIPYILSSFAYLGAIVCGVLSLRVDKQDRKKGFEPNGNKNYAWVSIVISGFVSLVNFSQVILK is encoded by the coding sequence ATGGAATGTCCATATTGTCACAAGGAAATACCACAAGATTCAGCTTTCTGTTATCATTGCGGTAAAGAAATTAGTGCAGATGCACTTAAACAAAAAAACAAATCAAAGTTAAAAAAGAATCCCCGTGAAAATAGCTGGGCTAAATTAGGGATCCTCCTATTTTTTATCGGTTTAATTGGATTGGATTTTATCGCAGGAACAATATTTAGTGCAGTTGGTGGAAATGTAAAGATTCCATATATTCTTAGTTCGTTTGCTTATCTTGGGGCAATCGTTTGTGGTGTATTGTCATTGCGGGTAGATAAACAGGATCGAAAAAAAGGATTCGAACCAAATGGTAATAAAAATTATGCTTGGGTATCGATCGTTATTAGTGGTTTTGTTAGTTTAGTTAATTTTTCACAAGTTATTTTGAAATAG
- a CDS encoding glycoside hydrolase family 1 protein, producing the protein MKEEFLWGGALSNVQAEGAYLEDGKGLNVYDTLIVTPEPGIEPMFCDTKVATDHYHHYQEDIDYMAQMGYKAYRFSVVWSRIHPLGNEESPNEAGLAYYEKMVDYLLSKGIEPVVSLVHFDMPDYLLKNYNGFMNKEVINFYARHVEAVVSRLKGKVKYWLTYNEINLAYCQSDLVAGAYLPDGMSKAEMFVQLNINVQIAHARAVEVIKRVDPQAKVGGMIGHAPFYPLTCKSSDIIAADFKNKLHNYFAFDTMCQGELPDYFKQYALNRNITISLNKADEEVIKSASTKLDYLAFSYYRSSVQASFDEIDDVITLEDAILFDQRNLKNPYYQANEWGWQIDSQGLRYSLIDFYHRYHKPLFIVENGIGIDEQLIDQKVYDDQRIDYYQQHIKAIKQAVEHDGVDLIGYLAWSPIDFLSSHKEIRKRYGFVYVDRDFEDLKDLKRYPKKSFYWYKKCIATNGDDLENNIEY; encoded by the coding sequence ATGAAAGAAGAATTTTTATGGGGCGGTGCTTTAAGCAACGTTCAAGCTGAAGGCGCATATTTAGAAGATGGTAAAGGGTTAAATGTTTATGACACTCTAATAGTTACTCCAGAACCCGGGATTGAACCGATGTTTTGTGATACAAAAGTAGCTACTGATCATTATCATCATTATCAAGAAGATATTGATTACATGGCTCAAATGGGATATAAAGCATATCGCTTTTCAGTAGTATGGTCAAGGATTCACCCGCTTGGTAATGAAGAAAGTCCTAATGAAGCAGGGTTAGCTTATTATGAAAAGATGGTCGACTATCTTTTATCAAAAGGAATTGAACCAGTAGTATCTTTAGTTCATTTTGATATGCCGGATTATCTGTTAAAAAACTATAATGGGTTTATGAACAAAGAAGTAATTAACTTTTATGCTCGCCATGTTGAAGCGGTAGTTTCTAGACTGAAAGGAAAAGTTAAATACTGGCTGACATATAATGAAATTAATTTAGCTTATTGTCAAAGTGATCTGGTGGCAGGAGCTTATTTACCAGATGGAATGTCTAAAGCAGAGATGTTCGTACAATTAAATATTAATGTACAAATTGCACATGCTCGTGCTGTAGAGGTAATTAAACGTGTTGATCCACAAGCCAAAGTAGGTGGTATGATTGGGCATGCACCATTCTATCCACTCACTTGTAAAAGTAGTGATATTATTGCTGCAGATTTTAAAAATAAGTTACACAACTATTTTGCTTTTGATACGATGTGTCAAGGAGAACTACCAGATTATTTTAAGCAGTATGCACTAAATAGAAATATAACAATCAGTCTAAATAAAGCTGATGAAGAGGTAATTAAATCAGCATCGACCAAACTGGATTATCTAGCATTTTCATATTATCGCAGTAGTGTTCAGGCTTCATTTGATGAAATTGATGATGTGATTACTTTAGAGGATGCTATTTTATTTGATCAGCGCAATCTTAAAAATCCTTATTATCAAGCAAATGAGTGGGGCTGGCAAATTGATTCACAGGGATTACGATATTCGTTAATTGATTTTTATCATCGATATCATAAACCATTGTTTATCGTAGAAAATGGTATTGGAATTGATGAACAGTTAATTGATCAAAAAGTATATGATGATCAACGTATTGATTATTATCAACAGCATATCAAAGCAATTAAACAGGCTGTTGAACATGATGGTGTTGATTTAATTGGTTATTTAGCTTGGAGTCCAATTGATTTTTTAAGTAGTCATAAAGAAATTAGAAAACGTTATGGATTTGTTTATGTTGATCGTGATTTTGAAGACTTAAAAGATTTAAAACGTTATCCTAAAAAATCGTTTTACTGGTATAAAAAATGTATTGCTACCAATGGTGATGATTTAGAGAATAATATTGAATATTAG
- a CDS encoding methionyl aminopeptidase, translated as MKLNRNDLCWCGSQKKYKKCHLAFDEKLEQLKQQGKKIPTHKMIKTPEQIEGIKKAAVINSGLLDYIEANIKVGMTTEEIDVMAKEYTAKYGAVCADYQYMGYPKHICVSINDVVCHGIPNEQTILQEGDIVNVDATTMLNGYYADASRMFMIGKVSNEAKKLVSDTKKALELGMASVIPYQSCVGDIGKAIETFAKAMGYSVVREFCGHGVGLAIHEDPYVFHFEPNVPTVTLVPGMVFTIEPMLNLGGREVYVDESDEWTVYTDDESLSAQWEHTLLVTEDGIEIISK; from the coding sequence ATGAAATTAAACCGAAATGATTTATGCTGGTGCGGCAGTCAAAAAAAATACAAAAAATGCCATCTAGCATTTGATGAAAAATTAGAGCAATTAAAGCAGCAAGGAAAAAAAATTCCAACCCATAAAATGATAAAGACGCCTGAGCAAATTGAGGGAATTAAAAAAGCCGCAGTAATAAACTCAGGTTTATTAGACTATATTGAAGCAAATATCAAAGTTGGAATGACAACTGAAGAAATTGATGTTATGGCAAAGGAATATACTGCCAAATATGGAGCAGTTTGTGCTGATTATCAATATATGGGTTATCCAAAACATATTTGTGTCTCGATCAACGATGTTGTTTGTCATGGTATTCCTAATGAGCAAACTATTTTACAAGAAGGTGATATTGTAAATGTTGATGCTACAACCATGCTGAATGGTTATTATGCCGACGCTTCTAGAATGTTTATGATTGGTAAAGTTTCTAATGAAGCTAAAAAACTAGTCAGCGATACAAAAAAGGCTTTAGAACTCGGTATGGCTAGTGTTATCCCCTATCAAAGTTGTGTTGGCGACATTGGTAAAGCAATCGAAACATTTGCTAAAGCTATGGGTTATAGTGTTGTTAGAGAATTTTGTGGTCATGGTGTTGGTTTAGCGATTCATGAAGATCCTTATGTTTTCCATTTTGAGCCAAATGTGCCTACTGTTACCCTTGTCCCAGGAATGGTCTTTACAATTGAACCAATGTTAAATCTTGGTGGTCGTGAAGTATATGTTGATGAGTCAGATGAATGGACTGTTTATACTGATGATGAATCACTTTCAGCACAATGGGAGCATACGTTGTTAGTGACTGAAGATGGTATTGAAATTATTTCAAAATAA
- a CDS encoding type I phosphomannose isomerase catalytic subunit, protein MGVLFFKPIPRLAIWGHTLVKDYFGYHDFPDGVGQAWSFSCQKGASNICETAPYQGKTLLELWQEHQELFGHPNEQFPVIISLVGPEDDLSIQVHPDVKAALKLGYQAGKNEAWYFIEAEPGAKIVYGHNAKDEADLTHYIKEEQWDKLIRHLEVHPDDFVYLPAGLLHALKKGSVVYEIQQATDVTFRFYDYHRKDANGNERELHLKEAIECLSYDQKEMENKLTTVMTSLENGEQTVFIDNDSFTVTKLELTGENHYYHDNYQLATVVRGSGTVDGVPIKVGDNFLIPQGNKIVFDGHMTIMMTTR, encoded by the coding sequence ATGGGTGTATTATTTTTTAAACCGATCCCGCGCTTGGCTATATGGGGACATACGTTAGTTAAAGATTATTTTGGCTATCATGATTTTCCGGATGGAGTTGGACAGGCTTGGTCATTTAGCTGCCAAAAAGGGGCTTCAAATATTTGTGAGACTGCACCATATCAAGGAAAAACTTTATTAGAATTATGGCAGGAGCATCAAGAATTATTTGGTCATCCTAATGAACAGTTTCCGGTTATTATTTCGTTAGTAGGACCAGAAGATGATTTAAGTATCCAAGTTCATCCTGATGTAAAAGCGGCTTTAAAGTTAGGTTATCAAGCAGGCAAAAATGAAGCTTGGTATTTTATTGAAGCTGAGCCAGGAGCCAAGATTGTTTATGGACACAATGCCAAAGATGAAGCTGATTTGACTCACTATATCAAGGAAGAACAGTGGGATAAACTGATTCGTCATTTAGAAGTCCATCCTGATGATTTTGTATATCTTCCGGCTGGATTATTACATGCATTAAAAAAGGGGAGTGTTGTTTATGAAATCCAACAGGCTACAGATGTTACTTTCCGTTTTTATGATTATCATCGTAAAGATGCAAATGGCAATGAACGTGAATTGCATTTAAAAGAAGCAATTGAATGTTTGTCTTATGATCAAAAGGAGATGGAAAATAAGCTTACGACTGTAATGACATCATTAGAAAATGGTGAACAAACTGTTTTTATTGATAATGACTCATTTACTGTAACAAAACTAGAACTTACAGGGGAGAATCACTATTATCATGATAATTATCAGTTGGCGACGGTTGTGAGGGGCTCTGGGACTGTTGATGGAGTGCCTATTAAAGTCGGTGATAATTTCTTGATTCCGCAAGGAAACAAAATTGTTTTTGATGGTCATATGACTATTATGATGACAACGAGATAA
- a CDS encoding MurR/RpiR family transcriptional regulator — MIRELIDSIKLTKKEQVISEYLEQEPDCVLQYNAKELAALIKVSAPTLIRFVQKLGFKGYSDFQVTYTQEKTMYDQMKNIRIDSKSSIRDVIETLPAIYDHVFKETRKLTRFESFVRTINYMLQAKQIDFYANDNNYSEVQSACLKLNTIGIKAQCFNTLNTAYIDNIDPRDILAFVVSHSGKNQTMVDAAYELRKKRIRVIAITGKIDPTLELVCNEALYIDSSSHHLPHHIMLYGLSIHYILDILVTSLYYKKYKE, encoded by the coding sequence ATGATTCGTGAATTAATCGATAGCATTAAACTGACAAAAAAAGAACAAGTTATTTCCGAATATTTAGAACAAGAGCCTGATTGCGTGCTTCAATATAACGCTAAAGAATTAGCTGCTTTAATCAAAGTTAGTGCCCCCACCCTTATTCGCTTTGTTCAAAAATTAGGATTTAAAGGCTATAGTGATTTTCAAGTGACTTACACCCAAGAAAAAACAATGTATGATCAAATGAAAAATATACGGATTGATTCAAAAAGTTCTATTCGTGATGTAATTGAAACCCTACCTGCAATATATGACCATGTTTTTAAAGAAACTCGAAAACTAACTCGTTTTGAATCGTTTGTTCGAACGATAAATTATATGCTGCAAGCTAAACAAATTGATTTTTATGCCAATGACAATAATTATTCAGAAGTTCAATCTGCCTGTTTAAAACTAAATACCATTGGTATCAAAGCACAATGCTTTAACACTTTGAATACTGCCTATATTGATAACATCGATCCTCGAGACATCTTAGCTTTCGTAGTTAGTCACTCGGGAAAAAATCAAACAATGGTCGATGCCGCATATGAACTCCGAAAAAAACGAATCCGTGTCATCGCAATTACAGGAAAAATCGACCCAACTTTAGAACTTGTATGCAATGAAGCCTTGTATATTGATTCATCCTCACATCATCTGCCTCATCATATTATGCTATATGGATTATCGATACATTATATTTTAGATATTCTCGTTACCTCACTTTATTACAAAAAATACAAAGAATAA
- a CDS encoding zinc-ribbon domain-containing protein produces MYCRKCGAVLKDSAKFCDSCGSEVIKVEQRSYAQKYNDNKIKQKMSKKDIERMEKHRDEKNPYIGAALFASVLALILAIVPWNYFGDGIGTSLPMRIVIVVFALLGDYHVTKAKQVNNLIYSKYGFRIKANIVSLANCLSIFVTVIGLFALFTL; encoded by the coding sequence ATGTATTGTCGAAAATGTGGTGCTGTACTTAAAGATTCTGCAAAATTTTGTGATAGCTGTGGTAGTGAAGTAATTAAAGTTGAACAACGTAGTTATGCTCAAAAATATAATGATAATAAAATAAAACAAAAGATGTCTAAAAAAGATATTGAACGAATGGAAAAGCATCGAGATGAAAAAAATCCATATATTGGTGCAGCTTTATTTGCTTCAGTTTTAGCACTTATTTTAGCTATCGTACCATGGAATTATTTTGGTGATGGAATTGGAACAAGTTTACCAATGCGAATCGTAATCGTTGTTTTTGCTTTGTTAGGTGATTATCATGTCACTAAGGCAAAACAAGTAAATAATTTAATTTATAGTAAATATGGTTTTAGAATCAAAGCTAATATTGTCTCATTAGCTAATTGCTTATCAATCTTTGTAACCGTAATTGGTTTATTTGCTTTGTTTACACTATAG
- a CDS encoding DUF3298 and DUF4163 domain-containing protein, giving the protein MKKRFLIFLLIIAPLCINAVHASEDNAKLQLLKEKHYETEGTIVTVKIPHVVNVKDDKVKKVINKLITQAIDDFTNEFKEFDKEPNTEHKLIADITFQNYYSDDKIISFSINATQIMADSYLQKKFYTVDLKTGEVYNIEHFLGSDYQNIVKKSVQQQIAENKEKYPNLMYFDEAVNNLKITNEQPFYINKDNQVVVVFNQFEIAPGYMSLPEFIIK; this is encoded by the coding sequence ATGAAGAAACGTTTCCTGATTTTTTTACTAATTATTGCACCATTATGTATCAATGCTGTTCATGCCAGTGAAGATAATGCTAAACTTCAATTATTAAAAGAGAAACATTATGAAACTGAAGGTACAATCGTTACTGTCAAGATTCCCCATGTTGTTAATGTTAAAGATGACAAAGTAAAAAAAGTTATTAATAAGCTGATTACCCAGGCAATTGATGACTTTACTAACGAATTTAAAGAATTTGACAAAGAACCAAACACAGAACATAAATTAATTGCAGATATTACTTTCCAAAACTACTATAGTGACGATAAAATAATATCATTTTCAATTAATGCCACCCAAATCATGGCAGACAGCTATTTACAAAAGAAATTTTATACAGTAGATCTTAAAACTGGCGAAGTCTACAATATTGAACATTTCTTAGGTTCAGATTATCAAAATATCGTTAAAAAATCTGTACAACAACAGATTGCGGAGAATAAAGAAAAATATCCTAACCTAATGTATTTTGATGAAGCGGTTAATAATTTAAAGATTACTAATGAACAACCATTTTATATCAACAAAGATAATCAGGTAGTTGTTGTTTTCAATCAATTTGAAATAGCTCCTGGTTATATGTCATTACCGGAATTTATTATTAAATAG
- a CDS encoding metallophosphoesterase, which translates to MYLYMGLLAVIPGIIYFTFFINRLLRTILNIHTNWFLIIIIGLVIMVLSIPAMNTLELYGVIYYHLLVVMLLFELLNLGLKRFPIYRISFTTGILGIVVTALFLGYGYYNIKHVVATTYDLKSDKVEDLKILEIADLHMSTSLSVTELQKYCDEMSQLNADLVVLTGDIFDENTPLDDMVNASKALASINNQQGIYYVYGNHDNGSHAFSDSEFGPEDVRATLEKNGIVVLEDAVVSLDNINIIGRKDASFWGTNPRLSTSQLLEMIPENKRGNYTIMLDHQPLNLDENAALGIDLQLSGHTHGGQLFPMGIVQSLTSDTLIRGQRDIGDFTAITTTGIAGWRYPIKTGAPSEYVIINIK; encoded by the coding sequence ATGTACTTATATATGGGTTTGCTTGCGGTTATACCCGGTATTATTTATTTTACTTTTTTTATTAACCGTTTATTACGAACGATTTTAAATATTCATACTAATTGGTTCCTCATTATTATAATTGGATTAGTGATAATGGTGCTATCAATTCCAGCAATGAACACGTTGGAGTTATATGGGGTTATTTATTATCATTTATTAGTTGTCATGTTGTTGTTTGAGCTATTAAATCTAGGCTTAAAAAGATTCCCGATTTATCGGATTTCATTTACTACTGGTATTTTGGGAATAGTAGTTACGGCGTTATTTTTAGGTTATGGCTACTATAATATTAAACATGTTGTAGCTACAACATATGATCTAAAAAGTGATAAAGTTGAGGATCTTAAAATTCTTGAAATTGCTGACTTACATATGTCAACATCATTAAGTGTTACGGAGCTACAAAAATATTGTGATGAAATGAGCCAGCTGAATGCTGATTTAGTAGTTTTAACAGGGGATATCTTTGATGAAAATACCCCATTAGATGATATGGTTAATGCTAGTAAGGCGCTAGCATCGATCAATAATCAACAAGGAATCTACTATGTTTATGGTAATCATGACAATGGCTCTCATGCTTTTAGCGATAGTGAATTTGGTCCTGAAGATGTTCGTGCTACGTTGGAGAAAAATGGAATCGTTGTATTGGAAGATGCAGTAGTTAGCTTAGACAATATAAATATTATTGGTCGAAAAGATGCAAGTTTTTGGGGTACAAATCCTCGTTTGTCAACTAGTCAATTATTAGAGATGATTCCTGAAAATAAACGTGGTAACTACACGATCATGCTCGATCATCAGCCTTTAAACCTTGATGAAAATGCAGCTCTAGGAATTGATTTACAATTATCTGGGCATACTCATGGTGGACAATTGTTCCCTATGGGAATTGTTCAGTCATTGACAAGTGATACGTTGATTCGTGGACAAAGGGATATTGGTGATTTTACAGCAATTACGACGACAGGAATAGCGGGATGGCGTTATCCAATCAAAACAGGTGCTCCTAGTGAGTATGTAATTATAAATATAAAATAA
- a CDS encoding Gfo/Idh/MocA family protein, which yields MKVGIVGAGMIVHDFLTFAHEVTGMELVALCATPAEKEKIVEMCQANNIKAHYTNIDVMLEDSEVEVVYVAVPNHLHYEMCKKAILAGKHVICEKPFTSNLKELEELVALADTNKVIMVEAVSTQYLPNTLKIKELLPTLGQIKIVSANYSQYSSRYDAFKAGEVLPAFNPAMSGGALMDLNIYNINLVVALFGKPLNVNYEANIQRGIDTSGILTLDYDSFKCVCIGAKDCKAPVATNIQGDAGCITISTPANSLNGFKVLMNKGSAKQMNNEGDEVSYNNDKHRMYHEFVEFVKMIDEKDFTRAKKMQEISLITIEIATKARQSAGIEFAADK from the coding sequence ATGAAGGTCGGAATCGTTGGGGCCGGTATGATCGTTCATGATTTTTTAACTTTTGCTCATGAAGTTACTGGTATGGAGTTAGTTGCTTTATGTGCCACACCGGCTGAAAAAGAAAAAATTGTTGAGATGTGCCAAGCTAACAATATTAAAGCGCATTATACAAATATTGATGTAATGCTGGAAGATAGTGAGGTTGAAGTAGTTTATGTAGCGGTGCCTAATCATTTACATTATGAAATGTGCAAAAAGGCAATTTTAGCCGGTAAACATGTAATCTGTGAAAAACCATTTACTTCTAATCTTAAAGAATTAGAAGAATTGGTTGCTTTAGCAGACACTAATAAAGTTATTATGGTTGAGGCAGTTAGTACCCAATATTTACCAAATACTTTAAAAATTAAAGAGTTATTACCAACACTAGGACAAATTAAGATCGTTAGTGCTAATTATTCACAATATTCATCACGTTATGATGCTTTTAAAGCAGGAGAAGTCTTGCCAGCATTTAATCCAGCCATGTCGGGAGGGGCATTAATGGATCTAAATATTTATAATATAAATTTAGTAGTAGCTTTATTTGGTAAACCATTAAATGTCAATTATGAGGCAAATATTCAAAGAGGAATTGATACTTCAGGAATTTTAACATTAGACTATGATAGTTTTAAATGTGTATGTATTGGAGCTAAAGATTGTAAAGCTCCCGTTGCAACAAATATTCAAGGTGATGCAGGATGTATTACAATTTCTACACCTGCTAATAGCTTAAATGGTTTTAAAGTATTAATGAATAAGGGTAGTGCTAAACAAATGAATAATGAAGGTGATGAGGTTTCTTACAATAATGATAAACATCGGATGTATCATGAATTTGTAGAATTTGTTAAAATGATTGATGAAAAAGATTTTACTCGTGCTAAAAAAATGCAGGAAATTAGTTTGATTACTATTGAGATTGCGACTAAAGCTCGTCAAAGTGCGGGAATAGAATTTGCTGCAGATAAATAA
- a CDS encoding glycoside hydrolase family 1 protein: MSFPDKFLWGGSISAAQCEGAWDEDGKSPVQVDFGDPGTTTNNRYIHYLNADGTRGKMRQFDHLPKGAKYELFDDVRYTNHVGIDFYHRYKEDIALFAELGFTTFNTTISWARIFPHGVEGGVNQAGVEFYRNVFKECRKYGIDPVITLYKYDEPVYLEETYGDWTNREMIHQFVEFAKVCFIEYKDLVNKWLTFNEINILLHFNVKEGKQFAFEELHNQMVAAAEAVKAAHEIDEEIKVGCMIAGFCCYPYTCDPKDVLGSYKLFQEKFAYCADTMVRGYYPAYAKRIWKDNNVSLEISEEDKKILMEGKSDFLAYSYYMSNVFTTHDVEGNLATAGGQGSLANPYLEASDWGWQIDPTGYEYFLHVLNDRYQVPLFDVENGLGAHDQVEDDGSIHDDYRINYHRSHIKSLMKAREEGVNIFGYTSWAPIDLVSFTTGQMDKRYGFIYVDMNDDGVGDLHRIKKDSFYWYQKAIKSDGKDLD, translated from the coding sequence ATGAGTTTTCCAGATAAATTTTTATGGGGCGGTTCGATTAGTGCGGCTCAATGTGAAGGAGCATGGGATGAAGATGGTAAGAGTCCGGTTCAAGTAGATTTCGGTGATCCCGGAACAACAACTAATAATCGTTATATTCATTATTTAAATGCTGATGGTACAAGAGGAAAAATGCGACAATTTGATCATTTACCAAAGGGGGCAAAATATGAATTATTTGATGATGTTAGATATACAAATCATGTAGGGATAGATTTTTATCATCGATATAAGGAAGATATTGCCTTATTTGCTGAACTTGGTTTTACAACTTTTAACACGACGATTTCTTGGGCTAGAATTTTCCCGCATGGTGTTGAAGGTGGAGTAAATCAAGCAGGAGTTGAATTTTATCGTAATGTTTTTAAAGAATGTAGGAAGTATGGAATTGATCCAGTTATAACTTTGTATAAATATGATGAACCAGTCTATTTGGAAGAAACCTATGGTGACTGGACAAATAGAGAGATGATTCATCAGTTTGTTGAATTTGCTAAAGTATGTTTTATTGAATATAAAGATTTAGTCAATAAGTGGTTAACCTTTAATGAAATTAACATTTTGCTTCACTTTAATGTTAAAGAAGGAAAACAGTTTGCTTTTGAAGAATTACATAATCAAATGGTAGCGGCGGCAGAAGCGGTAAAAGCAGCTCATGAAATAGATGAGGAAATCAAAGTTGGTTGTATGATTGCAGGGTTCTGCTGTTATCCATATACGTGTGATCCAAAAGATGTTTTAGGTTCATATAAGTTGTTTCAAGAAAAATTTGCATATTGTGCAGATACGATGGTAAGGGGATATTATCCAGCTTATGCAAAACGTATCTGGAAAGATAATAATGTATCTTTAGAAATTAGTGAAGAAGATAAGAAGATTCTAATGGAAGGTAAATCTGACTTTCTAGCATATTCATACTATATGTCAAATGTATTTACTACGCATGATGTAGAGGGAAACTTAGCAACAGCAGGTGGTCAGGGTAGTTTAGCCAATCCATATTTAGAAGCATCTGATTGGGGCTGGCAAATTGATCCTACAGGTTATGAATATTTTTTACATGTACTGAATGATCGATATCAAGTACCGTTATTTGATGTGGAAAATGGTTTGGGGGCACATGATCAAGTGGAGGATGATGGCTCTATTCATGATGATTATCGAATTAATTATCATCGCAGTCATATAAAGAGCCTAATGAAAGCTCGTGAAGAGGGCGTTAATATTTTTGGTTATACATCATGGGCACCAATTGATTTGGTATCATTTACAACAGGACAAATGGATAAGCGATATGGGTTTATTTATGTAGATATGAATGATGATGGAGTTGGTGATTTACATCGGATAAAAAAGGATTCATTTTATTGGTATCAAAAAGCGATTAAATCGGATGGAAAAGATCTAGATTAA